One Tolypothrix bouteillei VB521301 DNA window includes the following coding sequences:
- a CDS encoding Uma2 family endonuclease, giving the protein MFALISPEKIQLPPGSVVRLPATWQEYQSLCDRRGDSSLPRLKYRNGEVLLMSPLPVHGRDANLIADIVKALLDRDGREYDAFTPVTMTLPEESGIEPDYCFYINNWQAISGKKRIDWQQDPPPDLVIEIDVTSYSDVCDYLPYRVPEVWLFKNQQPLIYQLQEAHYHLQTQSRYFPDFDLLSAIARCVQIAYDRNTSAAIRDLKQRFSNLI; this is encoded by the coding sequence ATGTTTGCCCTCATCTCACCGGAAAAAATCCAATTACCACCGGGGTCGGTAGTGCGCTTACCTGCTACCTGGCAAGAGTATCAGAGTTTGTGTGACCGGAGGGGAGATAGTTCGCTCCCACGCCTCAAGTATCGCAATGGAGAAGTCTTGCTGATGTCGCCCTTACCAGTACACGGACGCGATGCTAATTTAATCGCGGACATTGTGAAAGCACTACTGGATCGCGATGGGCGGGAATATGATGCGTTTACACCTGTGACTATGACTTTGCCGGAAGAGAGTGGGATTGAGCCAGATTATTGTTTCTACATCAACAACTGGCAAGCGATCTCTGGGAAAAAACGCATCGATTGGCAACAAGATCCGCCTCCCGATTTAGTCATCGAAATTGATGTTACCAGTTATTCAGATGTATGCGATTATCTTCCTTATCGCGTTCCTGAAGTTTGGCTGTTTAAAAATCAACAGCCGTTGATTTACCAGTTACAAGAAGCACATTACCACCTCCAAACCCAGAGCCGCTATTTTCCAGACTTTGATTTGTTAAGTGCTATCGCCCGATGCGTTCAAATTGCTTACGATCGCAACACAAGTGCTGCTATCCGCGATCTTAAACAACGCTTCAGCAACTTAATATAG
- a CDS encoding response regulator transcription factor: MNRILIAEDNLRITAFLETGLQAHGFTTTVATKARDALNMADSNNFDLLILDLGLPDKDGLDVLQELRGRGETFPIIVLTARDGVDDTVAGLEGGADDYITKPFRFEELLARIRVQLRNRHVPRAKEETILRVGNIALDLIAREVWVEDRLVELSTREFILAEVFLRHPMQVMSREQLLNRIWGYDYDPGSNIVDVYIGHLRKKLGSDRIETVRGIGYRLRT; this comes from the coding sequence ATGAATCGGATTCTTATCGCCGAAGACAATCTTCGCATCACAGCCTTCCTGGAAACAGGGTTACAAGCACACGGGTTCACAACCACAGTCGCCACCAAGGCTAGAGATGCGTTGAACATGGCGGATAGTAATAATTTTGATTTGTTGATTCTCGATTTAGGTTTGCCAGATAAAGATGGCTTGGATGTACTGCAAGAGTTGCGGGGAAGAGGAGAAACCTTCCCCATCATTGTACTGACTGCCCGTGATGGTGTGGATGATACAGTTGCAGGATTGGAGGGAGGTGCTGATGATTACATCACCAAACCATTTCGGTTTGAAGAACTGCTAGCACGCATCCGAGTTCAATTACGCAACCGTCATGTCCCCAGAGCAAAGGAAGAAACTATTCTGAGAGTTGGCAATATTGCTTTAGATTTGATTGCACGAGAGGTTTGGGTGGAAGATAGGTTGGTAGAACTTTCCACTCGTGAATTTATATTGGCAGAAGTTTTTCTACGTCATCCGATGCAGGTTATGAGTCGAGAACAATTACTTAACCGCATTTGGGGTTATGACTACGATCCGGGGTCAAATATTGTTGATGTTTATATAGGTCACTTGCGGAAGAAATTGGGAAGCGATCGGATTGAGACCGTTAGGGGGATTGGTTATCGTTTGCGAACTTAA